TCCCGGCTCCGGTTCGTTCCCCGCGCCGCCAGGGGCCCGGCCGCCTCCGGCGGGAGGTGCCGGAGGCGCCGCGCCGGGGACGCTCGCCGCCGGGATGCCCGCGACGGCCGGAGCGGCTGGCGCGACCGGGGGTGTCTCCCCGCCGTGGACGTCCGGGCTCGCGGGAGCGGGGACCGGCGCGCCGGCTCCGGGGACCGGCCCCCACGGCGCTCCGGAGCTCGGACGTTTCGGCGGTGCGCCCGCTCCGGGCCTCGGGACTCCGGGCGGCGGTGCGCCCCTGCCGGGGGGAGCCCGCTCCGGCGCCGCTCCCGCTTCGGGGACACCGGCGGGCCGCACCGGGGATGCGTCCACTTCGGGCACGCGGACCCGCTTCACGCTCAGCGTGGAGGCCCTGGAGGCCGTGCGGGTGGCGCTGGCCCGGGGCGACTGGCGCGAGGCGGCCCGGCGGGCGGGGGCCCAATCCGCCGACCCGGAGGGCGCCCTGGCCGCGGTTCGTGCACTGGCCAACCTGGACCCGCGCGCGGCGCTGTTCGCCTGCGAGGAGGCTTCGGTTCGTCACCCACTGGTCGCCGGTCTGCGGTATCTGGAGGCCTTGCTGCTCCTGGGGCAGTCGCGGCTGGCCGACGCGGAGAAGTCCGCCCGGCAGGCGCTCTACCTGGAGCCGGGGCTCGCGGTGGGCCACCTGCTCCTGGGCCACGTGCTGCGCCGGCAGGACCAGTCCGCCGCCGCCGCCCGGGCCTACCGCGAGGCGGAAGGGCTGTGCCGGAAGCTGTCGCCAGAGGCGCTGGTGCCGCTGGCGGAAGGTGAGCGGGCCGGGGCGCTGGCGGACGTGGCCCGCGCGGAGTGGCGGCGCCTGGAGCAGACCGAAGTCTAAAGAGGCGAGCGGATGGCGAAGCGCGAGGGAAACATCGACTGGGACAAGGCCCGGGCCCGGCTGGAAGCGCTGGAGCGCGCCACCGAGGCACGCGACACCTTCACCGACGACGCGGCCCGCGAAGCGCTCGACGCGCGCGCCCTCTTGCTGGCCCGCCCGCCGGAAGTCCCCGTGCTGCCCGGCAGCCAGCGGGAGATGGTCCGCTTCAAGGCCGCGGGCCAGACGTATGCCCTGGAGTCGCGCTTCATCCTGGAGGTTATGCGCGCGCCGGAGCTCACCCTGCTGCCGGGCGCGCCGCCGCTCTTGCGCGGCCTGACGCTGCTGCGCGGCGAGGTGCTGCCGGTGGTGGAGCTGGCGCCGCTGTTCGGCCGGCCCGCGGCGCAGGGCACCGGCCCCGTGCTGGTGGTGGGAGTGGCCCGCGCGGAGCTGGGCCTGCGCACGGATGAGGTGATGGAGGTGATGGTGCTGACGGGCACGGACCTGTTGCCCGCGCCCCCCTCCCTGGAAGAGGAAGCGGGCGCGCTGGTGTCCGGCGTCAGCCCCGACGGCACGCTCGTCCTGGAGGGAGAGGCCCTCCTCGCCGACGAGCGTCTCGTGTTCGAGCTTTCCGAAGAAGGAGTCGCATGAGCATCGGGAATCGCATCGCGCTGGGCTTCGGGCTGTCCCTGCTGGTGCTGCTGATCATCGCAGGCGTGGCCTTCCAGGGCGCCCAGCAGCTCACCACCACCACCGAGGGCCTGCTGGAGGCCCACAACAACTACAAGCTCCTGCGCGAGGTGCGCGCGCTCGTCGTGGACGCGGAGACCGGCCAGCGCGGCTTCATCCTCACCGGTGAAGAGAGCTACCTGCGCCCGTACCAGAACGCCATGGCCGAGCTGCGAACGGACCTGGACGCCCTGCGCCCGGCGATGGCCCGCTACCCGGATCAGCGCACCCGCTTCGCGAAGCTGGAGCCCCTGGTCCTGAACAAGCTGGACGAGCTGGCGGACACCATCCGCGTCCGCCGTGAGCAGGGCTTCGAGGCGGCCCAGGCCATCGTGAAGACCAACCGCGGCCAGAAGGAGATGGAGAGCATCCGGGAGGTCATCTTCGAGATGCGCGACACGGAGGAGGAGCGCTGGAAGCAGTACTCCGACGCCGCCTCCCAGGCCGCGCAGCGCAGCGTCTGGGTGCTGGCGCTGGGCACCCTGCTGGGCCTGGCCATCGTGGGCGTGGGCAGCTTCGTCATCACCCGCGGCATCACCGACCCCCTGCGCAAGCTCACCTTCGGCGCGGAGCAGTTGGGCAAGGGCGACCTCACCCACCGCATCGACGTGCGCGGCAAGGACGAGATGGCCGACCTGGCCGGCGCCTTCAATGGCATGGCGGAGCGCCGCCAGCAGGCGGAGATCCAGCTGGCCAAGCAGGCCGAGCAGCGCGAGCACACGCTCAAGACCGTGGCGGAGTTCGTCAACCAGTTGGCCGGCGCGTCCTCCGAAATCCTCGCCAGCACCACCGAGCAGGTGGCCGGCGCCCAGGAGCAGGGCACCGCCGTCACGGAGACGGTGAGCACCATCGAGGAGATCACCAAGACGTCGGAGGAGGCCGCCGGCCGCGCCCGCGCGGTGAGCGAGTCCGCCCGTCACTCGGAGGAGGTGGGCCGCTCCGGCCGCCGCGCCGTGGAGGAGGCCGTGTCCTCCATGGGCGCCGTGCGCGACCAGGTGGAGTCCATCGCGTCGCGCATCCTCGCCCTGGCCGAGCAGGCCCAGGCCATTGGCGACATCATCACCACCGTCAACGACATCTCCGAGCAGACGCACATGCTCGCGCTCAACGCGTCCATTGAAGCCAGCCGCGCGGGCGAGCACGGCCGCGGCTTCGCCGTCGTGGCCTCCGAGGTGAAGGCCCTGGCGGACCAGTCCAAGAAGGCCACCGCGCAGGTGCGCCAGATCCTGGGTCAAATCCAGAAGGCCACCCACGGCGCGGTGATGACCACGGAGGAGGGCACCAAGAGCGTGTCCGCCGCCACGCGCGTCGTCACCGAAGCGGGCACCACCATCCAGCAGTTGGCGGACCTGCTCACGCAGGCGTCGCTCACGGCCGCTCAAATCGCCGCGTCCGCCAACCAGCAGGCCACCGGCATCGGGCAGATCCGCCAGGCGATGCACGACGTGAACCAGGCCACGCAGCAGGGGCTCATCTCGTCGCGGCAGACGGAGCGCGCGATGCAGGACATCAACGCCATGGGCCAGAAGCTCAAGGGGCTGCTCGGGGAGTTCGGGCGCTAACCCATGGATCGCGACAGGCTGGCGCAGGCACTGCTGGACTCGTTCCTGGAGGAGCTGGAGGGGCACGTGGTGTCCCTCAACCGGGACCTGCTCGCGCTGGAGCAGGCCCCGGCGCGCGCGAAGGAGCTCATCCCGGGCATCCTGCGCACGCTGCACAGCGTGAAGGGCGCGTC
The sequence above is drawn from the Corallococcus sp. NCRR genome and encodes:
- a CDS encoding chemotaxis protein CheW, producing MAKREGNIDWDKARARLEALERATEARDTFTDDAAREALDARALLLARPPEVPVLPGSQREMVRFKAAGQTYALESRFILEVMRAPELTLLPGAPPLLRGLTLLRGEVLPVVELAPLFGRPAAQGTGPVLVVGVARAELGLRTDEVMEVMVLTGTDLLPAPPSLEEEAGALVSGVSPDGTLVLEGEALLADERLVFELSEEGVA
- a CDS encoding methyl-accepting chemotaxis protein yields the protein MSIGNRIALGFGLSLLVLLIIAGVAFQGAQQLTTTTEGLLEAHNNYKLLREVRALVVDAETGQRGFILTGEESYLRPYQNAMAELRTDLDALRPAMARYPDQRTRFAKLEPLVLNKLDELADTIRVRREQGFEAAQAIVKTNRGQKEMESIREVIFEMRDTEEERWKQYSDAASQAAQRSVWVLALGTLLGLAIVGVGSFVITRGITDPLRKLTFGAEQLGKGDLTHRIDVRGKDEMADLAGAFNGMAERRQQAEIQLAKQAEQREHTLKTVAEFVNQLAGASSEILASTTEQVAGAQEQGTAVTETVSTIEEITKTSEEAAGRARAVSESARHSEEVGRSGRRAVEEAVSSMGAVRDQVESIASRILALAEQAQAIGDIITTVNDISEQTHMLALNASIEASRAGEHGRGFAVVASEVKALADQSKKATAQVRQILGQIQKATHGAVMTTEEGTKSVSAATRVVTEAGTTIQQLADLLTQASLTAAQIAASANQQATGIGQIRQAMHDVNQATQQGLISSRQTERAMQDINAMGQKLKGLLGEFGR